CTCATGGATGATTCTGGCCTGAATCAATCTGCTAATTCTGTCCTTTCTTCTAGATGTACAGTTGGCACTCTACCGTAAGGAATGGCTTTCCCCTCACctgctctgcctctctctctctccttacctACCAATCTGCTATAAGGACAAACACCTATATTCTTATTTCACTGGACGGATTATAATCCATTACTGTCCTTGTGTATTCGAATGCTCCAATTCTCCTAATTTGGCCACTGGGAGGCTCTTGCCGCTGGCTTCTCTGTCCTTTGGACATGCTGTTATCAAATATTGTGAGCACTTCCTTACATTTAGACTCAATAAAATGTTCCTGGCTTTTGTATCTTCTCTTCCACAGTCCTGATTCAGCCTTTTTCTCCAAGATTCCTGGTTCCTCTTAGTGAGAAGTGATATTTAGAAAACAAGACCTAAGCAAAAATTACTCctctaaaaagaaacagattaaatCAGGATGAAATTGATAGGGCTTCTATGATGGTTTTATTCCTGACCTATATCTTATAAAAGTGCTTAGAAAAACTCTTCTGCATGACCAATGGTTGGAATGAACCAAATTCTAATTCTTCATTAGAATCAATGCCAAGATAACACAGAATAAATTCTATTAAGGAtggagaaatttctattcttttaacaGCCAgtataggattaaaaaaaaaaaagttctgttccttgagggaaaaattaaataagcaaagAATGAAACAATATGTGTTTTTCCAAAATATCAGAGATTTCTTATGGTAATTTTGTTCATAAAAAGGATAATTGTAAACTTATTCATGATGctattattcttttctcttttatagtttcttttatttccaaatgaTTGTCATATGCTAAGTCAAGATAAACCTAAAAATGAAAGGAGCTATTTCCATCATAAGAAATTAACTGACTAAATTACACATAAATATGCAAAGAATCTGGTGCTTGATATCATACACAAAGAGGAGCCGTGATGTGTCATGTCTGCCTAATGGAATTCAAAATTATTCATACAATTATAGGTTTCAAaatggcatgaactcatcctATTCTAATTACGTCTACAAAACTTTAAACACAGTTCTCAAAGGTATAAGATAACCCAGCCCTGCCACACCTACACACCCCGCCCCCCAGGAACCCTGGTTTCACTGGGCCGCCAGGGTAACTCACTCCTGGCacttcctcctccccaggctcCCCTCTCAAGTCCTGTTGGTTGCCCCTAATTTCCCAAACCTCTAATGCCAGGGTCCAGAGCCCAGGCCTTCAACAGCTCATCCTCGTGCTCCCCAGGGAATCTCTGCTACTCCCAGGCTCCATCTGTGCGGATGCCCAACAAACCTACATCTCCAGCCAGCCCTCTGGCCCGAACCCCAGACTCCTTCTCACCCACCACCGCCAGCCTGATGTCATGTACACCCAAACTTCACATGCCCATGCTGACTTTCCCAGCCAGCTCCGCCTGCACCTTCCCCAGCATAGTTCAAGGCAACCCCAAGCGTGTGGCAGGATGGCCCCGTGGTCTAAGGTGCTAGACACAAGCTTCCACTTCCCAAGGCAACTCCAAACTTCCAGTAACTTGGGCCAACACCCTGGGGCTGCCTGTGACCCCGCCTTTGTCTCTCTCCCCAACGTTAGATCTGCCATCTAGTCCTGTGGATTTTATCTTCACAATGCACACAGAATTTGACGCTTCTCACCAGCTACTCTGTGGCCTGGACACCCGCAAGAGCTTATAACCTGTCTCCCAGCTTGTACCCACCCCTGCCTCCACATGGCAGCCTGTGACCCTTCTCAAGCCCAGCCAGCCCTGCACTCCTCTCTGCTCACCCAAGGCTCCTGCCCTTCCAAGGGCTGGTGTCCTTCCCATCCTGCTTCCTCTCTGACCTCCCCACGCACACTCATGCCACACCTGCCTGCTTGCCGCActgccccccaccctgcccaAGGCGCTCTTCCCTGCACGCCCCCTCCCTAACCTCAAAGGTCACCTTTGCAGGGATCctgtccctgccccaccccacccttgcTTTGCTTTGCTCCACAGCCTTTTGCTTCTGCGGTATGATGCATCTTCTACAGGCGTCTCATGTAATATCTGCTCTCCCCACTAGCATATGAGCACCTGGGGCAGGTGTGTTTTCTCTTGTACTCACTGAAGTATTCCAAGCGATTAGAACAGGGCTTGCTATAGTGGCCACACTTGtcaaatgaaggaaggaaggaaggaagaaaaagtgatTCAGCtatgagttatttttctttactagaacataatgataatatttttgtTCATCAGTTCAtaaaagccaagcatggtggctcacacctgtaatcccaacacactggGAGTCTgcagtgggaggactgcttgagcccaggagtttgagaccagcctgggtaacacagtgagactccgtccctacaaaaactaaaaccattagccggacatggtggcacacacctgtattcccagcgaCTTGGCTGGCTGAGACAGgtgatcgcttgaacccaggaggctggggctgcagtaagccaagatcagtcactactgcactgcagtctgggcaacagagtggggctctgtctcaaaaaaaagaaaaaaaaattcataacagAATTTGTAACTAAAATTAGTCATTCTTCGAAGTTATGAAAGTAGACAGTTTTCTGGGAAAAGTATAAATAATGGGTATACTTAgaccacattcattcattcagcaaccgTTTACTGAGTGATGCCTGTGCCGGTGCTGTGGTGCTGGAGGCCTGGGCCAGCTAGAAGAAGAAAGGCCTGGTCCCTGCCCCTGAGCTGATGGTGCAGTGCACACAGCAAGCACTGTCGAAGGCTTCAGACAAAGAAACGCACAATAACCCATCTAAGGACAGGGCAACAAGGTACTATATGAGTGCAAAGCGGGCCGCTGGAGCTCGCCTCATTGTCATCAAGGACTGCCTTGCAGAGGAAAAGACAGCTGGCCCATGAGTGGTCAGTGCTGTTCAACGAAGTCCAGAGCCAGGAGGACCACagtaagaaggaaggaaacagccCCAGGCTCTGGGAAGAGCAGCAATGGCGAGGTCCAGGGGGCCGAGAGAAGGACGGAGGGCTGGTGCAGAGCGCTGAGGGCAGCACGGCCCAGGGGAGGCTGGAGGGGAGCAGgggccactgcacgccagcctcaGGGCCACAGTGAGCGTTTGGGCCTTATCcctaaaaacagcaagaagtCACAGAAGGGTTTTACACAAGAACAAGGTTGATCTGCTCTGCACTTTGAAAAGATGCTCTCGGTGCATAAGCTCATGTTAAACGTGGATGTTCACAACCCCACAACTGGCTTGACCAGATCCAGATGGGATTCCTGCTCCTTTTTAGATAGATACGTACCTGTGTGGAAATGCTAGGGCACTTCTGATTTTGAGCTACAACTGCACAGAGCTGTTAGGGATCATCAGTCTGGTATCAGAAGCAGCGGTAGGGGTTTACAGCCCCAGGGATTCCTGGCTCTGGACCTCCCCAAGGCTCCCCTGGCTCTCTGAGTATCTACCTGGGCATCAGCAGGGAACGTCACATGGCATGCCGGCTTTGTGGAGTCACCCAGCCACGGCTGGGATGGTCACTGGCACAGCACACGCCCCCTCCCCTCATGGCCTCCACTGAGACACAGCTTGATGAAGGCTGAAAGTAGGGCCCTCCAAACACAaaactcagccttccaaaccaACAGAAGCCATCCCGGCCCCCGCACCCCTGACCGACCCACCAGCGTGGAGACAGCAAGCTGGCCAAATCTCTATTACAGGGAACATGGACACTGTATATCTTTCAGCTGCTCCCCTTTCTCCTTGGGAATAGTGAAATGCTGCATGTTCCTTATTTCAGATTTCTCTACATACAGAAGAATGGACAGTAATCGCAAAAGTATTCATAAATAATAAGACTCCTATTTCCCCTGATCAAACAGCTCCATGAAGTGAGTCAGTCCACTTCAAACATGGTAAGCACCCGGAGTCGGCTCCACAGGTCCTGGAGTGACGATGACTACCAAAGGCCACTGCTGCCCCCCGCTGGGACAAGTGACCCCGATTTCATCATCCTGCCTCTCCACAACGCACGGCATTTCCAGTAAATGCTAACGTTCTATCTTTATAAAGCATAGATTCAAATTAAAGTTACTTGTCTCCAAAAAGCTAACAATTCCATTTTAGAATGAAAGCCCAAACATCACAGGTAATAAATCACCATCAAAATTACATATCGAGCTATGATCccaatcagttttttaaaaacgaCCAGGGAGTGTGCCCTTCTACCTCATTTCACTCCTATAAGAAAAGGCTGAATACCAAAGTGTGGTCTTAATTTTAGGCCTAATGAGAATTATGAATGTACAGGATACTGTCACTTTCCAGAACATTTTACAAGaccgggcacagtgcctcacacctgtaatcctagcactttgggaggccgaagcaggcaaatcacttgaggtcaggaattcaagaccagcctggccaacatggcaaaaccccacctctactaaaaatataaaaattagccgggcgtggtggcaggtgcctgtagtcccagctactcaggaggctgatgcaggagaactgcttgaaccagggaggtagaagttgcagtgagccaagatcatgccactgcactttagcctgggcaacagagcaagaccctggctcaaaaaatagaatattttataaaagcatttctacattatattttaaaagtaaagaatatgGCATTATACTGAAGGTCTTAGTAGTAGAAATACATTTCTCAAGCACTGAAATGTCTTATACAAAAATTTGggtattaattaaaaaacaaaataaaaaaaggtaaattgtctttttaaaaaattaaaaccctaTCAGCTATATCACAGCATTTTAGCAAACATCCAATTCTGCCAATTTTATTATGGCTACAATGTTAGACTTTGAAAAGTGAAAAGGGATTTCTTTCCATGGTCTGTGCACCAGCAATACAGTAAAAGCTTCCCACCATGACCACCCTTCCAAAGGCTAAGGAGGGCCATTTTCAGTACAATACTGTGGCATTTTCACTTTTGAAAGTACATAATCAAAGTTCAATACGCCATTCTTTAGCAAATCAGTAAACTGAGGTAAACTGAAACTACTCAATGCTCATCCACCCAGCAAATTATCTTCCTTCCAAATGGGAGGAATGATCAATTCAGAGGGAACATCCCATTAACTTTCCAGAGCGATTTCAGCGAAGTGGAAGTGAGCGGCTGTGAAAACTGCAAACTACATTACACACGGGGACCTCAAAAAGCAGTTTCCAAACTGGAATGTTTAAGGCTTAGGGAAATCATTGAGAATTTCATCTGAAGCCAAAGTTTAAAAGTATGACTGAATCTTTTATGATTAAACTTCTAAGACTctgaagtattttattaaatcaaTGAACTGAAACCTAGTGTTCCCTAAAATCTCTGGGAGGCCATCACCGTCACACGGGTGAGTGGTGGTGTTGTGGCTGGAAGGGCCTTCAACATCATCTAACCCCAAACAGAGAGCAGGAAAGTGCGTACTCACCATTTGAGGCACACCGAAAATAACAACGTTCGAGTACTGCGAAAAAGTAACCTGAACAAGTGGGAAAAGAATCGGTAGATTACGTGCAAAAAGCCAAACGTTAAGCTTAACTTGTTTCACAGAAACGGAGAGCAGTTTTCCATTTTACCAAACGGTGGGTTTTGACAAACTCCTAAAAACAGTGGCCCTCCTTAAGAtttcacaaggaaaaaaatgacatgtTCATGCtctcattcattttaattcaatCCATTACAGTTTTCCACACGCTTCCCTGTAAGTCATCCCATCTCATCCTCAGGGCGACTCCATGCAGGGCTTGCCCCAGTGATCACGTGTCAGACAGCTAGTGACCACACTGTGACCCCACTGTGACCAGCTGGTGCCACCAGGGCCACGTGTTCCCACACCAGTCCACTCTACACCACCAGCTTCACCAGAACACAAGAGACTTCAGAACCatctgtgttttgttgttgttgaaccATCCTTAAAATTTGAatccccctcctcttctctaaaatactatataaaaaagtgcaataaaatggTCTTTAGTTGAAAACCTGGGGGGAAATGTGCTTTGCCAGTTAAAATTCTTATTCCCCAATAAAAGCCTTATTTACTCTATAGAGAGATCGTTTATGCACATATGGCATAAAAAAACAATGCAAGCAAAACTCAAGTGAATTTTTGTAAGCTACTGATGACAATATTACAATGGAAAactcttatttaagaaaaaacattttatggaGCATTCCTAAAGCAAAATTACAGGGCACTTTTAGAGTTTTTAGCGTACAAATAAATTTGGAAGTATCTTATACTTTATGAGGATATGAAATAACCATGACAGCATGATTCTCTAGCAACCATCTCTGTGTCTCTCTAAATATACgaatatgcatacacacacacacacaggcacacaaatGGAAAAGTCTAATATTTATCGATAATAACTTATAGGATTtccaaatgagatgaaaaatctcattattttataagaaacagAAACGACAACATTTTAATTTAGTAAATAAATTCTTGGAATTCACAAGACCTATCACATAAAAACTTTAAACTTCTCTCTAAAGGAGACTATTTGTAAAATGTATCAATTTTACACATTTCATTATGCCAGAATATTCACttggattttaattatttttcttttaataaatttttcagttttcagtcATActaattttgaataataaaattttccCTTGGATTTCTCTAGGGCCATTCTCTGCCTTACATACCTTCCACAAATCCGAAATATAAAATTTGGCAGAACCATGCACACCTTCTCGCCAAGCGCGGTATCTGGAGTACCAAACTAGCCATGGGTTTAATTCATAACCAACTGCTGTGAACCCTTCCTTCGCAGCCGCTATGACCTGTGGAGAGAGGCAGGATTTAttcaaaataagaagaaaaaatgaacatacaTGGTCAAACAATATGAATATTTCCTATCGACGGTTTAAACATCCAATCAAAAAACGCCTCCTGTGACTAAgaccacatttaaaaatgtgtctctAAAGTGATACAGCTTTGTGGACAAGGTAACAGTCAACCCACGTAACTTAGTTTTCTTGATTGATTAAAGATTTCACCTCAAGTATCAGAACAGACGTTCAGGTTCACTTTGAACACCTCCATAATTGATTCTAGGTCAGCCAACCCCCAGGGAGGTCcaacaaaacattgctgaaaatcCACTGCATCTCTCCATCAGTGGGCTAGCACAGCAGCAGTGAAATGAATGTGTCTGGGAGGATGGTTTTGTGAACAAgtaataatatgtaataaaaataacctGTCAATGAAAAATCTGCAATTAGTTACATATTTCCTTTGTAGTTAATGACTGTTCACTCAAAACTGAAAACaggtaaaagtaaaatgaaatgaatCCCAATAATGTCAACTGTGGAATCCCACCGGCCTCCGGAGAGTTGGAGGGATGTGAGGCAGTCCAGGGTTCTCTCTGCCCGTTCTGTCCTGCCCCATTCTTTCAGGGAGCATCCCTTGACTCAGCTGTCCCACCTAAAATGGTTCCCAAGTAACTACAGTGCtccaagaaaacattttctcGGAAACCACAAAGATACTGTTCAAATACGTAAAGCATTCAAATCtggattttaaaactttctctttgatttcttgatatggtttggctctgtgtccccacccaaatctcattttgaattcccatgtgttatgggagggacctggcgggaggtaactgaataacgggggcaggtctttcccatgctattctcatgacagtgaataagtctcacaagatctaatggttttataagggggaatttccctgcacaagctctctccttgcctgccaccatccatgtaagacatgacttgctcctccttgcctttcaccttcccccatgattgtgaggcctccccagccatgtgaaactaaGTCTAatcaacctctttcttttgtaaactgcccagtctcgggtatggctttatcagcagcatgaaaactgactaatcaatttcttttttttttttttcttttgagacggagtctcactctgtcacccaggctggagttcagtggcatgatcttggctcactgcagtctccgcctcctgggttcaagcgattctcctgcctcagcctcctgagtagctggaattacaggcatgcgccaccatgcctggctaatttttgtatttttagtagagaaagggtttcaccacgttggttaggctggtcttgaactcctgacctcgttatctgcccacctcagactcccaaaatgctgggattacaggcacgagccaccgtacccagccactAATAAATTTCTTAGAAACAAATAGTGGCTCCcagagggtgaggggaggaggggaacagaaagttattatttaatctgggcagagtttcagttttgcaagatgaaaagagctctggagatgggtggtggtgatggtggcatgGCAACGTGAATATGCTTCACACCCTGAACCGTACACCTGCacatggttaagatggtaaacaCTACGGTATGTCTATcttaacacaattttaaaagtaaaaaaaaaagttaaattaaaaatatcttaactTTCTAAACTCCTCCTGATTATTCTAGCTCAGAATCACAAAATCAGCCTCTATGTCTGCAGGAGCTGGTGATAGAGCCCTGCTGGCCTTCACACTAAATGCTTCATAGCACCAGACTTTCCCACTGCTGCTGGAACTTTTCAGCTCATCATTGGGATGAAGCCAAGGATGGTGCCACCCTGCCCACAGAGGAACATGCTCTGAGACACCCACTTGCCCATCAGTGgccttttgtctttatttatagGTGCCCAACTGGGGTCAAGTGAGAGAAGTTCATAAAAAGTCTGATCTTCAGCTTAGTGAGGGTTAATCACTGGCTCTTTCTTATTTTAACTCTATATTACCCCACAGGAATTATTACTTATACATGGATAAATACAGACAAATATAGAAGCAAACAACTATGGGGCAAAAATGTAAAGGAGTGAAACACCATGATTTAACATGTTTCTTCTCATGCCACCTCTGTCGGCCCACGTATTTTAACAGACAATTTGATAATTACCAGTTAACTGTACTTTTTCACCTGGCATGTCTACAGCATACTTCCTCCTTTAAGAACAAATTAAATCTGGGAAAAATGAATTCCAAATACGCTGGTAGTTTAATAGTTTGGTCAAACAAACATGAAATGAGCACTCTTTCAAGCTGTCAGATTTAGTAAGTCTTTGTGTAGCCTTATTAAAtgtaaagcaaaaattttaagttctggctccaaatcttaaaatgttttagCAGAACTCACAATGCGTCCGTCGCCACTACCGATGTCTACAAGGGATCCTCTTCGGCATCGCAACATTTTCACAACATTTTCAATCTGCTTTGTAGTTGCAGGTACAAACGGCAAACAGACTTTTCGAAGGGCTGGCGTTACAAACGGTGTGGCTACAGCATACACAGCCACCAGGGTCCCACCCACAAGCCCAGTAAGTAAGAAACCCCAGTTGCTTTTCAGCAAACTGTTGGCTTCAAAACTTGCAGGTAGAGCATGTCTTGACTGACTTTCTTCTTTAAGTGTTTCTAGGGGTATACCTAGATTGAAAGCAAGCAGAAAAGACACATGCAGCACCAAATCTGAAATCCAAGACAGTATTTTTTTGTACAATTCTCATTGACAAACTCatgctttttaaagaataatttagcTGAATACAAGCTAAATGTCAAGCGTAGGATCCCACAATAAGTTCTAAATCCTATTAAGATATTTTGAAGAACATTATTCAATACTACGAGAAGACCAAAATCTTTTCTTTCCAACGTATTGATTTTTTGTGCGTCTAGGAGTCATCCTTAGAAAACAATGTATTCAAACTTATTgagtaatttattaatttaatatccATTAGTACAAGTTTTAATCATGCActacatatttttatgttctgAACTAACAAAGCCTCATAAACAAATAAGCATAAAGATGTCTAATTATTACCCAATTTCAAGTAGAATTAAAGGATTCCACATCAAATCTGGTCTGGCATCTACAATCCAGTTTCACcaatgaaattttaaagtaatagaaGAGACAAAAATCAGGTTTTACCAAATATCTTAAATAAGTATGGTTATAAAGAGACTTTTACAGCAGatccaaaaagaataaaaaataaggccaggcgcggtggctcaagcctgtaatcccagcactttgggaggccgaggagggcagatcacgaggtcaggacatcgagatcatcctggctaacatggtgaaaccccgtctgtactaaaaatacaaaaataaaaattagccgggcccggtggcgggcacctgtagtcccagctacttgggaggctgaggcaggagaatggcatgaatccgggaggtggagctgacagtgagccaagatagcgccactgcactccagccggggtgacagagtgagactccgtctcaaaaaaaaaaaaaaaaaaaaaaaagaataaaaaataagatcatCATTTTAGTACtatcataaacataaaataatgcagACCCCAATCACTGATTACAAAGAAATGAATGGTACCTTAAATATCCTTTTGAGATTTgtcctttaaaatgcatttaaatgggATCTCAAGATTTTGAAATTAATATTGACttgaaattgattttaaaattgattaatgAGGAGCACAGCACAGGAAGTAAACGCAGGACTCCTCCAGAGCCAGCCAAAGTTaggatcccagctctgccacctcaCTAATGATGGGACCCTGAATCCCTTGTCCTTGCTgaacctgttttctcatctgcaaagtgggggtCACAGGGATAtcgtgaggatgaaatgagtggATGGaggtaaagcacttagaacagggtCGAATGCAGTTATAGGTTTCCTGTAACTGctgtaagaaattgccacaaaATTAGTGGCTAAAAATAACACcatttatggccaggtgcagtggctcacgcctataatcccagcactatgggaggccaaggcaggcagatcacctgagattgagagttcaagaccagcctgaccaacatagagaaaccccatctctactaaaaatacaaaattagcccggtgtggtggtgcatgcttgtgatcccagctacttgggaggctgaggcaggagaatcgcttgaacccgggaggcagagctcgcagtgagctgagatcacaccattgcactgcagcctgggcaacaaaagtgaaactccatgtcaaaaaaaaaaaaaagaaaagaaaagaaaatcaccatttattatcatacagttctggaggtcagtcTGAAATGAATTGGCAGGCCTGCGTTCCTTCTGGGGGCCCTCGGGCAGGTTTTCTTGTCTCTTCCCACTTccagaggctgcccacattcctagGCTCTTGATCCCAcatcattccaatctctgcttctgtcctGACATCACCTTCTCTCACATGCCTGGCTCCGTCTTAATTTATAGGAACCCTCATGATAACACTGGGCCCACataaataatccaaaataatctcccaTCTCAAGACCATTGATTACATCTGTACAGGTGCAGGAATTAGAATGTGGATATTCCTGGAGAGGACATTTTTCTTCCCACCACACCCGTGAACTATGGCAATCTATTCTAGTGCAGTACAAATTTGAACCCAAGACACACAGAAAGCTGACACACAGCAGTGGGTCACCCTCAGGGCAGCCAGCCAATCGCCAGCATCCCCCACTCAGCGCAGCTTTGTTCTGGATTCCTGAAGCCCCTTAAAATGAGTTGTAAAACTGATTTCACAGTGGAAAACCAACTGGGTCGGGGGAAGGGGCGGTGGGAGGAAGAATGCTACTAGTGCTAGTGCTAGTATTAATGCTAGTGACGGTGgtaaagaaaattaactttaagAAGGTGATGGCATTTGATAGAAAGCAAAAGCTCTAAATAATTTCAGTtataattttggcatttttggGAGGAActtacaggcataccttggaaatatttagttccagaccactgcaataaagtgagtattgcaataaagcaagataCACAAACATTTTTGGTTTCCCActgtatataaaagttatgtttacactatactggagcctattaagtgtgcaattGCACTGTTCAAAAACAATGTAtgtaccttaattttaaaatcctttattgCTTGACATTTTGGTCTGATTTAtcttcaaaaagttttttttaatttttaaaaaatagtttattgctaagaaatgctaatgatcatctgagccttcataATCTTTTCACTGGTGTAGGATCTGGCTTTGACGTTAATGGTTGCTCACTGATGAGGGTGGTGGTTGCCGAAGGCTGGGGTGGTtgaggcaatttttaaaaataagacaacaatgaagtttgctgcattgataGACTCTTCCCTTCATGAAAGATTGCTCTGcggcatgtgatgctgtttgacagcattttacccacagtagaacttctttcaaatttGGAGTCAATTTTCTCAAACTCTGCCActactttatcaactaagtttataaaatattctaaactcTTTGtcatcatttcaacaatgtttacagCATCCTCACTAGTAGTAGATTCCACCTCAAGAAACAACTTCCcttgctcatccataaaaagcaactcctcatccactGATATTTTATCATGGGGTTGCAGCAACTCAGTCTCATCTTCAGGCTCCCCttctaattctcttgctatttcgaccacatctgcagttacttcctccacttaagtctcaaagtcatccatgaggattgaaatcaacttcttccaaacttctaTTAATGTTGAtactttgacctcctcccatgaatcatgaatgttattaatggcatctagaatggtgaatcctttcctgAAGGTTTTGAattgactttgcccagatccatcagtgTAATCACTATCTATTTCATCTCTAGCCTTacgaaatgtatttcttaaataataagacttaaaagtcaaaattacccCCTTGATCCTTGGGCTACAAAATGAATGCTGTGTtgacaggcatgaaaacaacattcatgcGCTTGTACACTGCCACCAGAGCACCTGAGTAGTAACTAGGTGCAttatcaatgagcagtaatattttgaaaggaatccttTTTCTGATCAGTAGgtttcaacagtgggcttaaaatattcaaaaatcatgCTGTAAAGAAAGgtactgtcatccaggctttgttgttccatttatagagcaaggcagagtagatttagcatcattcctAAGGACTCTGTGATTTTCAGAATGGCcagtgagcactggcttcaatttaaagtcaccagctgcactgacccctaacaagagagtcagcttattctttgaagctttgaaaccaggcatTGATTTCTCTTTAGGTTCCAATAGAAGGTTGTTTCATCCATACTGAAAatctgttggccaggcacagtggctcacacatgtaatctcaacactttgggaggctgaggtgggcggatcacaaggtcagaagttcaagaccagcctgaccaacatggcaaaaccctgtctcttctaaaaatacaaaaattagccaggcgtggtggcgcgcgcctgtaatcccagctactcaggaggctgaggcaggagaatcatttgaactcaggaggcagaggttgcagtgacccaagatcaggccactgcactctaccctgggtgacagagcgagactctgtctcaaaagaaaa
This window of the Nomascus leucogenys isolate Asia chromosome 6, Asia_NLE_v1, whole genome shotgun sequence genome carries:
- the ATPSCKMT gene encoding ATP synthase subunit C lysine N-methyltransferase isoform X2, whose product is MEGGGGIPLETLKEESQSRHALPASFEANSLLKSNWGFLLTGLVGGTLVAVYAVATPFVTPALRKVCLPFVPATTKQIENVVKMLRCRRGSLVDIGSGDGRIVIAAAKEGFTAVGYELNPWLVWYSRYRAWREGVHGSAKFYISDLWKVTFSQYSNVVIFGVPQMRSNFCLGLVF
- the ATPSCKMT gene encoding ATP synthase subunit C lysine N-methyltransferase isoform X3 — its product is MEGGGGIPLETLKEESQSRHALPASFEANSLLKSNWGFLLTGLVGGTLVAVYAVATPFVTPALRKVCLPFVPATTKQIENVVKMLRCRRGSLVDIGSGDGRIVIAAAKEGFTAVGYELNPWLVWYSRYRAWREGYFFAVLERCYFRCASNDAAVGEET
- the ATPSCKMT gene encoding ATP synthase subunit C lysine N-methyltransferase isoform X1, with amino-acid sequence MEGGGGIPLETLKEESQSRHALPASFEANSLLKSNWGFLLTGLVGGTLVAVYAVATPFVTPALRKVCLPFVPATTKQIENVVKMLRCRRGSLVDIGSGDGRIVIAAAKEGFTAVGYELNPWLVWYSRYRAWREGVHGSAKFYISDLWKMLQLEKKLELELEDDARVIACRFPFPHWTPDHVTGEGIDTVWAYDASTFRGREKRP